The DNA segment AGGTCACCGCTGACCCGCAGGCCGACCATGGCCTGCCGGGCGAATCCGAGGGTGAGGGGGTCGGTCACCGCGACGATCTGCATGAGGTCGTTGTCGAGCAGGCGCTGCACCCGCTGGCGCACCGCCGCCTCGGACAACCCGATCGTTTTGGCCAGCGTCGCGTACGACATCCGGCCGTCCCGTTGCAGGTGCTCGATGATCTGCTTGTTGATCTCGTCCAGGGCCGATTCGGTCACGCCGCGATTCTTCCCTGTGAGGATTGGCGAGAGCAAAGACACGGAGCCTTTCGGGGGAGGGGACGGCGCCCGTGAGCGCCGTCCAAGATCAACCCGACCGGGAGGACGAGATCAACCCAGCGAGGACGACAGGATCTCGATGCCTCGCCGAAGGTCCTCATCGGAGATCACCAGCGGCGGCAGGAACCGCAGCACGTTGCCATGGGTTCCGCAGGTCAGCGTGAGCAGCCCGGCCTCGTGACACGCCTTCGAGACCGCTGCCGTGCGCACCGGATCGGGCTCGATGCCACCCGGCTGCACCAACTCGATCGCGAGCATCGCACCACGTCCGCGGACCTCGGCGATTCCAGGATCAGAGGCAGCGAGGGTACGAAGGGCAGGTGCCAGCACCGATTCGATGTGGCGAGCGGAAGCGGCGAGGTCCAGTTCGCGCATCGTCTCGATGGCCGCGAGCGCCGCGGCGCAGGCCACCGGGTTCCCGCCGTAGGTGCCGCCCAGCCCGCCGGCGTGCACCGCGTCCATCAGCTCGGCCCGGCCGGTCACGCCGGCGATCGGCAGCCCTCCGCCCATGCCCTTGGCCGTGGTGATCAGGTCCGGCTCGACGCCCTCGTGCTCGCAGGCGAACCAGGCGCCGGTCCGGGCGAACCCGGTCTGGATCTCGTCGGCGATGAAGACCGCGCCGTTGTGCTTCGACCACTCGGCGATCGCCGGCAGGAATCCCGCGGCCGGCACGACGAACCCGCCCTCGCCCTGGATCGGCTCGATCAGCACGGCCGCCACGTTGTCCGCGCCGACCTGCTTCTCGATCACGTCGATCGCCCTGCGGGCGGCCTCGGCGCCGGACAGGCCGCCGTCGCGCAGCGGATACGACATCGGCGCCCGGTAGACCTCCGGCGCGAACGGCCCGAACCGGTGCTTGTACGGCATGTTCTTCGCGGTCAGCGCCATGGTCAGGTTGGTCCGGCCGTGGTACGCGTGGTCGAACACCACGACCGCCTGCCGCCCGGTGGCGTGCCGTGCGATCTTCACGGCGTTCTCCACCGCCTCGGCGCCGGAGTTGAACAGCGCCGCCCGCTTCTCGAACGTGCCGGGGGTCAGCGCGATCAGCTGCTCGCAGACCGCGACGTAGGACTCGTACGGCGCGACCATGAAGCAGGTGTGCGTGAACCGCTCGACCTGCTCACGGACCGCCTCGACGACCCGCGGCGCGGCGTTGCCGACGTTCGTCACGGCGATGCCCGAGGCGAAGTCGATCCACTCCCGCCCGTCGACGTCGGTGAGCGTGCCGCCCGCGGCGCGGTCGACGTACGAGGAGATGGTGGAACCGACGCCGCGCGCGACCGCCGCGACCCGGCGCTTGTGAAGATCGGCAGAGGTGGACAAGGCTCAGGCCCCCACGTTGTGCATGACGTGCTTGATCCGGGTGTAGTCCTCCAGGCCGTAGACCGACAGGTCCTTGCCGTGCCCGGAGTGCTTGAAGCCTCCGTGCGGCATCTCGGCGACCAGCGGGATGTGGCAGTTGACCCAGACGCAGCCGAAGTCGAGGTTCTGCGTCATCCGCATGGCGGTGCCGTGGTCCTTCGTCCAGACGCTGGAGGCCAGGGCGTACGGGACGCCGTTCGCGAACTCCAGGGCCTCCGCCTCGGAACCGAACTTCTGCACGGTGATGACCGGGCCGAACACCTCGTTCTGGATGATCTCGTCGGTCTGCCGGAGCCCGGAGACGACGGTGGGCGACCAGAAGTAGCCGCGCTCGCCGACCCGCGCGCCACCGGCCTGCAGCACCGCGTGGTCCGGCAGGCGGTCGATGAACCCGGACACCCGGGCCAGCTGGCCGGCGTTGTTGACCGGGCCGTAGAGCACGTCCTCGTCGTCCGGCTGCCCGGTCTTGATGCCCTTGGCCTGCTCGGCGAGCGCCGCCACGAAATCGTCGTAGGCGGCCTCGTGGACCAGCACGCGGGTCGCGGCGGTGCAGTCCTGGCCGGCGTTGAAGTAACCGGCCTCGGCGATCGACGCGGCGGCGGCCGCCACGTCGGCGTCGGCGAAGACGACGACCGGGGCCTTGCCGCCCAGCTCCAGATGGGTGCGCTTGAGGTCGGCCGCGGCGGCGCCGGCCACCTCCATGCCGGCCCGGACCGAGCCGGTGATCGACACCATCTGCGGGGTCCGGTGCTCGACCAGCGCGCGGCCGGTGTCCCGGTCGCCGAGGACGACGTTGAAGAGGCCGGCCGGGAAGAACTCGGCGGCGATCTCGGCGAGCCGCACCGTGGTGACCGGGGTGGTGTCGGACGGCTTCAGCACGACCGCGTTGCCGGCGGCGAGCGCCGGGGCGATCTTCCAGACGGCCATCATGAGCGGGTAGTTCCAGGGCGTGACCTGCGCGCAGACGCCGATCGGCTCGCGCCGCACGTAGCTCTCGAAGCCGTTCATGTACTGCCCGGCGGACCGGCCTTCGAGCAGGCGGGCGGCGCCGGCGAAGAAGCGGATCTGGTCGACCGCGGGCGGCAGCTCCTCGCTGGCGGTCAGGCCGAGCGGCTTGCCGGTGTTCTGCGACTCCAGCGCCACCAGCTCGCCGGCCCGGGCCTCGACCGCGTCGGCGAACTTGAGCAGGGCCTTCTGCCGGTCGCCGGGGGTGGTGGTGCGCCACTCGGCGAACGCGGTGGCGGCGGCCTGCATGGCCCGATCGACGTCCTCGGGACCGGAGACGGGCGCTGACGCGAACACCTCACCGGTCGACGGGTCGATCAGATCCTCATACCGCCCCTCGACGGGCGCGACGGCCTCGCCGGCGACGAAGTTGTGCAGAACCGTCTTGGCGCTCATCCGGCCTCCAGATGTGGTATCAGTACGTGCGGCCCCATCTTTTCCGCGAAATCCGTGGCGAACAAGAGGGTTCAGAAATTTTTCCGTACCGGAAACACGGCCGCCTCACTGCTTGCGGCGGAGGGCGAGGACGGCGACGTCGTCGCTCGGCTGCTCCACACCGGCATCCGCCATGACGGTAGCGCAGACGACGTCCGCCGGGGCCGCCCGAACCGAAGCGACCAGATGGTCGAGGCCGATGTCGATCACCTGGTCGCGGCGCTCGACCAGGCCGTCGGTGTAACAGAACAGCACCGCGCCGGGCGGGAGGGCCAGCGCGGTGCTCCGCCGGGGACGCCCGTAGCGACCCACCCCGAGGGGCGGGTCGACCGCCACCTCGGCGAGCGCCGCCGGCCGGCCCGGCTCGGCCAGCACCGGGCGCAGGTGACCGGCCGAGGAGATCAGCACGCCGCTGCGGTCCGGGCTGACCATGACGTAGAGCGCGGTGGTGAGGCTGCCCGCCTCGAAGTGCCGGACCTTGCGGTCGAGCAGGGTGAGAGCCTCCGCCGGGTCGTTGCAGATCAGCGCGTACGCCCGCAGCGCACTGCGGATCCGGCCCATCACCACGGCCGAGGCGAGCCCGTGCCCGGACACGTCGCCGATCACCACGCCGACCCAGCCGGACGGCAGCGTGAAGACGTCGTACCAGTCGCCGCCGACCCCGGCCGCGTGCCCGGGAACGTACCGCGCGTCCAGCTCGATGCCGCGCACCTCGGGCAGCCGGGTCGGCAGCAGGCTGCGCTGCAGGGCGAGCGCGGCCTGCTGATCCAGTTTCGCCGAGCGGATCCGCCCGGCCACCGCCGCCCGGTCGGCGACCAGCTCCAGCAGCGCCACGTCGTCGTCGCCGAACACCCGCCGGCTCAGCGTGCCGATGTGCAGCACCCCGATCAGCTCGCGCTCGGCGATGATCGGCACACCGAGCAGCGACCGGATCCCCTTCTCCAGCAGGATCGGGTTGACCACGTCGTCCTCGGTGACCTCGGTGATCCGCACCGGCTCGCGGCCGGCGGCGATCCGGCCGGCGAAACCCCGGCCCACCGCGATCCGGAAGCCCTTGCGGACCTCCTCCTCGAGGCCCTTCGCCGCGGTCGCGACGAGCTGCTGCGCGTGCACGTCGAGCAGCAGGATCGCGGCGGTGTCCACGTCGAGGAGGTCGCGCACCCGATCCAGCAGCTCGTCGAGCAGATCCGAGACGTCGAGCCGGGACAGCGTCGCATCGGTGACCGCCTCGAGACGGCGCAGCCGCTCGTCGTCGTTGATGCTTCGGGGCACAGTGTGAGCCTAGTGTTCAGGGCCGGGCCGGGTCCGCAACCGGCGGTCACGAATCGGCGGGCCGTACCTCCACCGGCGTGACCAGGCGACGGCCCGCCGGGGCCTCGCGGACCTCGCCGACCAGCTGCACGGAACCCTCGCAGGGCAGATCCGCGGCCGACGAGCCGACGAGAACGCGCAGCTCACCGGGCTCGACGATGCGGCGCATCCGGCGGCCGGTGAACGCGGTGCGGTCGGTGTGCACGGTGAACACCACGTCGGCCGCCGCGCCGGCGTCGAGCGGCACCCGCTGGAACCCGGCGAGCTGTCTCACCGGACGGGTGACCTCGGCGATCGGGTCCGACAGGTAGAGCTGGACGACTTCGGCGCCGGCCCGGTCGCCGGTGTTCGCGACCCGTACGGTGACCGTGAACTCCCCGTCCACCGGCACCCTCTCGTCGCTGATCCGCAGCGCGTCCACGGTGAAGCGGGTGTAGGACCGCCCGTGGCCGAACGCGAACAGCGGCGTCGGGTCCAGGTTGCTGACGCCGATGTGGTCGGCGCCGAGCCGCGGCTGCAGATAGGTGCCCGGCTGGCCGCCCGGGTGCCGGGGGATCTGCACCGGCAGCTTGCCGCCGGGCTGCACCCGGCCGGAGAGCACGCCGGCGATCGCGGCGCCGCCCTCCTCGCCCGGCATGAACGCCTGCACCAGCCCGGCGGCCCGGCCGGCGAACCCGCCGAGCGCGTACGGCCGGCCGGAGACCACCACGACGACGACCGGCTTGCCGGTGGCGAGAAGCGCTTCGACGAGGCCGGCCTGCACCCCCGGCAGGCGCAGGTCCTCGGCGTCGCAGCCCTCACCGGAGGTGCCGTTGCCGAACAGCCCGGCCAGGTCGCCGACGAACACCACTGTCACGTCGGCCGTCTCGGCCGCTGCCACGGCGGCGGCGAAGCCGGATCGGTCGGGGCCGCTGATGGTGCAGCCTTCGGCGTACGAGATCGATGTGCCCTGGAACTCGGCCCGCAGCGCCTCCAGAGCGCTGGGGAGCGCGATGCCCGCGTCCACGCCCGGATAGCGGGGCAGCACGTGGTTGGGGAAGGCGTAGCAGCCGAGGAAGGTCCGGGCGTCGTCGGCGCAGGGACCGACCACCGCGATCCGGGCCGGGTCGCGCAGGGGGAGCGCGGTGCCGGCGTCGAGAAGCACGATCGACCGCTCGGCCAGTTCCCGGGCGATCTCCCGGTTGGCG comes from the Actinoplanes sp. OR16 genome and includes:
- a CDS encoding glycoside hydrolase family 3 N-terminal domain-containing protein → MTTDQPWRDPGLPTSERVEALLAAMTLEEKVAQLGSRWLGKDKGATGAAGPEPEDSHNVAPMEDEFAAGSALEDASRHGLGHLTRIYGSYPVSVAEGADEVVRQQRIVMASNRLGIPAIVHEECLTGFTAHGATVYPSATAWGATFDPELIERMAAAIGRDMAALGVHQGLSPVLDVVRDYRWGRVEEAIGEDPYLVSLVGAAYVRGLQSAGVIATLKHFAGYSASRGARNHGPVPMGRRELLDVILPPFETAIAEAGAGSVMNSYSDIDGVPAGADEWLLTEVLRDEWGFTGTVVSDYWAVPFLAGNHRIAADSGHAGVLALTAGIDVELPDTIGYGEELVARVRRGEVPEEYADRAARRLLTQKIELGLLDPGWTPETSVAGSAETDLDSAANREIARELAERSIVLLDAGTALPLRDPARIAVVGPCADDARTFLGCYAFPNHVLPRYPGVDAGIALPSALEALRAEFQGTSISYAEGCTISGPDRSGFAAAVAAAETADVTVVFVGDLAGLFGNGTSGEGCDAEDLRLPGVQAGLVEALLATGKPVVVVVVSGRPYALGGFAGRAAGLVQAFMPGEEGGAAIAGVLSGRVQPGGKLPVQIPRHPGGQPGTYLQPRLGADHIGVSNLDPTPLFAFGHGRSYTRFTVDALRISDERVPVDGEFTVTVRVANTGDRAGAEVVQLYLSDPIAEVTRPVRQLAGFQRVPLDAGAAADVVFTVHTDRTAFTGRRMRRIVEPGELRVLVGSSAADLPCEGSVQLVGEVREAPAGRRLVTPVEVRPADS
- the gabT gene encoding 4-aminobutyrate--2-oxoglutarate transaminase; translated protein: MSTSADLHKRRVAAVARGVGSTISSYVDRAAGGTLTDVDGREWIDFASGIAVTNVGNAAPRVVEAVREQVERFTHTCFMVAPYESYVAVCEQLIALTPGTFEKRAALFNSGAEAVENAVKIARHATGRQAVVVFDHAYHGRTNLTMALTAKNMPYKHRFGPFAPEVYRAPMSYPLRDGGLSGAEAARRAIDVIEKQVGADNVAAVLIEPIQGEGGFVVPAAGFLPAIAEWSKHNGAVFIADEIQTGFARTGAWFACEHEGVEPDLITTAKGMGGGLPIAGVTGRAELMDAVHAGGLGGTYGGNPVACAAALAAIETMRELDLAASARHIESVLAPALRTLAASDPGIAEVRGRGAMLAIELVQPGGIEPDPVRTAAVSKACHEAGLLTLTCGTHGNVLRFLPPLVISDEDLRRGIEILSSSLG
- a CDS encoding Lrp/AsnC family transcriptional regulator, whose translation is MTESALDEINKQIIEHLQRDGRMSYATLAKTIGLSEAAVRQRVQRLLDNDLMQIVAVTDPLTLGFARQAMVGLRVSGDLRAIADEIATIPEVDYVVICAGRYDLLVELVCTDDSHLLDLLNEKIRTVEGVTSADTFMYLKLAKQTYAWGTR
- a CDS encoding PP2C family protein-serine/threonine phosphatase translates to MPRSINDDERLRRLEAVTDATLSRLDVSDLLDELLDRVRDLLDVDTAAILLLDVHAQQLVATAAKGLEEEVRKGFRIAVGRGFAGRIAAGREPVRITEVTEDDVVNPILLEKGIRSLLGVPIIAERELIGVLHIGTLSRRVFGDDDVALLELVADRAAVAGRIRSAKLDQQAALALQRSLLPTRLPEVRGIELDARYVPGHAAGVGGDWYDVFTLPSGWVGVVIGDVSGHGLASAVVMGRIRSALRAYALICNDPAEALTLLDRKVRHFEAGSLTTALYVMVSPDRSGVLISSAGHLRPVLAEPGRPAALAEVAVDPPLGVGRYGRPRRSTALALPPGAVLFCYTDGLVERRDQVIDIGLDHLVASVRAAPADVVCATVMADAGVEQPSDDVAVLALRRKQ
- a CDS encoding gamma-aminobutyraldehyde dehydrogenase — encoded protein: MSAKTVLHNFVAGEAVAPVEGRYEDLIDPSTGEVFASAPVSGPEDVDRAMQAAATAFAEWRTTTPGDRQKALLKFADAVEARAGELVALESQNTGKPLGLTASEELPPAVDQIRFFAGAARLLEGRSAGQYMNGFESYVRREPIGVCAQVTPWNYPLMMAVWKIAPALAAGNAVVLKPSDTTPVTTVRLAEIAAEFFPAGLFNVVLGDRDTGRALVEHRTPQMVSITGSVRAGMEVAGAAAADLKRTHLELGGKAPVVVFADADVAAAAASIAEAGYFNAGQDCTAATRVLVHEAAYDDFVAALAEQAKGIKTGQPDDEDVLYGPVNNAGQLARVSGFIDRLPDHAVLQAGGARVGERGYFWSPTVVSGLRQTDEIIQNEVFGPVITVQKFGSEAEALEFANGVPYALASSVWTKDHGTAMRMTQNLDFGCVWVNCHIPLVAEMPHGGFKHSGHGKDLSVYGLEDYTRIKHVMHNVGA